ACATATCTTACATATTGCCAGGAAGAACATTGATCTGAATCCACAACAAATTGACAACGAAGATGCGCTTTTGGAGCTGACTGCCAAGGCTATTTCAGCGGGTAAAATTGTTGGCTGGTTTCAAGGAAGAATGGAATTTGGTCCAAGGGCATTGGGAAATCGAAGTATCTTGGCCGATCCACGAAATCCCGAAATGCAGGAAAAAATCAATAGAAAAATCAAGTTTCGAGAGAGTTTTAGGCCTTTTGCCCCTAGTGTTTTGGAAGAGAATGCCCAAGAATACTTCGAGCTTAGTGAAAGTTCACCATATATGCTTTTTGTTCAAAAAGTGAAATCAAACCGATTGACATCAATTGAAAAAACAGCGACCGGTCTAAAAGAACGACTTTCCCAGATACGCTCGGATATTCCATCGGTTACCCATGTTGATTTTTCGGCTAGAATACAAACGGTAAACAAGAACTCCAACCCCAGGTATTGGAGGCTGTTGAAAGCCTTTAAGGATAAAACGGGATATGGAATATTGATCAACACCAGTTTCAATGTAAAGGATGAACCTATTGTATGCAGCCCAACGGATGCCATACAATGCTTTAGACAAACGGATATGGATATACTGGTTCTGGGAAATGTGGTTTTTAGAAAAAGCCAAGAAGGGTTTTGATCAATAACAGGACCATAACCAGGCCAAAAGTCAATCGCAGCCATTTTGGGGACATTCGCTGTCCCAGTTTAACTCCCCAAGGTGCCGAAACGAAAATCCCCAAAAGTATTGGGAGGACCAGGCCTAGGGAAATATATCCGAATTGCATGGGGAGTCGCTTAGGGATGATTTGTTCCGAAGTAATGTTGAGGTAGCTCAAACTCACGGACAAAGCCAGTAGCATTACTACTCCAATTGAAATGGAAACGGTTTTTTTAAAGGGTATTCCAAAAATGTCGATCAATGCTGGAATCAAAACAATTCCACCTCCAAAACCTGAAAGTGCAGAGATTGTCCCGGTAAAACTCCCAAGGATGGGGTAGGACCATTTACTATCCTGTATTTTCTGTTGGAGGATTGTAGTTTCGGTTTTTGGCCTAAAAAAAAGAAATTGAACACAGACCGTTAGCACCAAGATAAGAAAGAGGATATCAAAATAGGTTTTTGCATACCAGGTGGAGGTCTTGATCCATTCCGAAACAAAAAATGCCGTTACGGCAGCGGGAATCCCCACATAAAGAATCCTCTTTGGGTATAGGTTCCGTATTCTATAATGTTTCAAGACAACGGCAAAGCCATTGAAAACCGTAATGAACAGGGAATGGGCGATAATGTATTTTACCAATTCCTGTCCCTCAAAACCAAAGGGAACAAGAACCAAATCCAAGGCCGGAATTAAAATGATGTTTCCACCCGTCCCCATGAGTCCTGAGTAAAAACCATTAAGTAGGCCCACTGCGCACAATAGGATAATTAGGGTAAGGGTCATGCTTCTCTGCGTTACTTTAAAGGTATTCCAAAAGTGCCGCAAATCCCATCTTTATGGGCATTAAGTTGACCTAGGTCCAAAAACAGGGAATGGTTCGTTTACAATTGATAGGCATTCAGTTGATTCCAGAAAGCACTATCAAACAATTGGGCACTTCCCAATACTGCGGCTTCCTCGCCAATTTCCGAAACCTTAATGTCCACATCCAAACCGAGCTGTTCAAATAATTTTGAACATTTGGGGAGAAAAAAATCGCCTGCTTTGGAGATGTTTCCCCCCATAACAATAACCTGAGGTCGAAATTTGGTGATATAGGGTTTTAAAAAATCGGCTAGGTTTTGGGAAAACTCCGTAAAGATCAGCTCCAAGGCATCGCCATTTTTCTGAACTATCTCTTTTACGCCATTTACTTTTTCATTGGTCAGTTCTTCATACCTGCTAACAAACCATCGTGTGGAAAAATACGCATCCCCAATACCGGACTTAAAAGACTTGTCCCAAAGACATCCATCCTTGGGAATGGTATCCCCTTTTAAACAGGGAACGCCCCTTTTTAAAAAACTTGCCCCTAGACCGGTCCCGAACGTCAATATCAATGAGCGATCGAAAGAGTCAATTCCTGCAAGCGTGGCCAAACCTGCACCAAATGCAGCAGCGTCATTTAGAAAACGGAACCCACATTTTTTGGTCGTGATATAAAAAGGCAATTCGTTGGTTATGGATACGTTATAAAGGCTTTGGAATTTTTCGTTGTTTCCGGTGAATTTTGCGGTTCCTGTTTGGTAATCAAAGGGTCCCGGCATTGCAAATCCTATGGAAACCTCGTCAACCGAATCCTTTTGAGTGGCAATGGCTGCATTCAAGGCCTCTGCCCACTTGCCAAGGATCATCTCCTTAGGGGCTTTACTGTCCACTTTTATGGAGGTAAGGGATTCGGGAACAATTTTTTTGGATTCCAAATCAACCAAGGCACAGGTAATGTGGCTTCCACCAATATCAGCTCCAATGATCATAGTTTTTCCTTTAAGGTTCCAGTGTTACGAATAAAAAATGATGGGCGAATAAAGATACCGCCTTCCGTTAAATTATCCCTTTTGTATGCC
The sequence above is a segment of the Muricauda sp. SCSIO 64092 genome. Coding sequences within it:
- a CDS encoding sulfite exporter TauE/SafE family protein; the encoded protein is MTLTLIILLCAVGLLNGFYSGLMGTGGNIILIPALDLVLVPFGFEGQELVKYIIAHSLFITVFNGFAVVLKHYRIRNLYPKRILYVGIPAAVTAFFVSEWIKTSTWYAKTYFDILFLILVLTVCVQFLFFRPKTETTILQQKIQDSKWSYPILGSFTGTISALSGFGGGIVLIPALIDIFGIPFKKTVSISIGVVMLLALSVSLSYLNITSEQIIPKRLPMQFGYISLGLVLPILLGIFVSAPWGVKLGQRMSPKWLRLTFGLVMVLLLIKTLLGFF
- a CDS encoding ROK family protein, giving the protein MIIGADIGGSHITCALVDLESKKIVPESLTSIKVDSKAPKEMILGKWAEALNAAIATQKDSVDEVSIGFAMPGPFDYQTGTAKFTGNNEKFQSLYNVSITNELPFYITTKKCGFRFLNDAAAFGAGLATLAGIDSFDRSLILTFGTGLGASFLKRGVPCLKGDTIPKDGCLWDKSFKSGIGDAYFSTRWFVSRYEELTNEKVNGVKEIVQKNGDALELIFTEFSQNLADFLKPYITKFRPQVIVMGGNISKAGDFFLPKCSKLFEQLGLDVDIKVSEIGEEAAVLGSAQLFDSAFWNQLNAYQL